Proteins from one Gimesia maris genomic window:
- a CDS encoding ABC transporter ATP-binding protein, whose protein sequence is MSTQPAMVEVKNLWVRYGKYEAVKGISFSIPKGEVFGFIGPNGAGKSSTIKVLATLQREYECDAVKINGISVKKAPHLIREMIGYMPDFFGVYEDLTAREYLHFFAAAYRINRNRRKAIVNDVLELTDLTEKIDAPVDSLSRGMKQRLALARVLLHDPDLLLLDEPASGLDPRARIEVRELLVALKEMGKTIIISSHILHELSQLCTSIGIIEAGQFVTQGSLDHIYKRLELSRVIHVQVVGEMNGICQTIESFEGVISVSVQADRLAIQLQEDQLSVEDLHARLAATGAKIRKFQAEAMDMETVFMKLTEGKTA, encoded by the coding sequence ATGAGCACGCAACCTGCAATGGTGGAAGTTAAAAATCTCTGGGTCCGCTATGGGAAGTATGAAGCCGTCAAAGGTATTTCCTTTTCCATACCAAAGGGAGAAGTCTTTGGTTTTATTGGGCCGAATGGAGCAGGGAAATCTTCAACAATCAAAGTTCTGGCAACGCTGCAACGCGAGTATGAGTGTGATGCGGTCAAGATTAACGGGATCTCTGTTAAGAAAGCGCCCCATCTGATCAGAGAAATGATCGGTTACATGCCTGATTTTTTCGGCGTGTATGAAGATCTGACAGCCCGGGAGTACCTGCATTTTTTTGCAGCCGCTTATCGTATCAATCGCAATCGCAGAAAGGCAATTGTGAATGATGTTCTGGAACTGACCGATCTGACTGAAAAAATCGACGCACCTGTGGATTCGCTTTCCCGCGGCATGAAACAACGTCTGGCACTGGCGCGAGTCTTACTTCATGATCCAGACCTGCTGTTACTGGATGAACCCGCCAGTGGTCTGGACCCGCGTGCCCGTATCGAAGTACGGGAACTGCTCGTCGCGCTCAAAGAGATGGGAAAAACCATAATCATCTCCAGCCACATATTACATGAACTTTCGCAGCTATGTACCAGTATCGGAATTATTGAAGCGGGGCAGTTCGTCACCCAAGGATCATTAGACCATATCTACAAACGGCTGGAACTCAGTCGCGTCATTCATGTGCAGGTTGTCGGTGAAATGAACGGCATCTGTCAGACAATTGAATCCTTCGAGGGCGTCATATCTGTCAGTGTTCAAGCAGACCGCCTGGCGATCCAACTTCAGGAAGATCAACTGTCGGTGGAAGATTTACATGCCAGGCTGGCTGCCACGGGTGCCAAAATCCGCAAGTTTCAGGCAGAAGCCATGGATATGGAAACCGTCTTTATGAAATTGACGGAAGGGAAGACGGCATGA
- a CDS encoding vWA domain-containing protein produces the protein MNFWPGFYALQSAWFLFLLVPLVIFYFLKLKRPHQRVPSLALWSQVINDRRVNSPFQRFKRSILLLLQILLLLFLVLALMQPYMQSGAERAEYLPILIDCSASMAATDSESGKTRLDLAKERVTDLIDNMLPDQQFSLIAVSSTARRLTAFTDNQRVLKKALADLTVDDVPSQLEDALRMTQALSRTAPIKTVLFYSDGNFPREVNFDLPFDLNFQLLPAAGGNMGITSLNARKNQSGNWDVFIRIENSKQADSPAEVELIQDGNSVAREEIVLGSGDSQRLEFSIAADKESRLEAKLTPRSPDSLAADNHAFLTIPQSRQLLVYIDPELASYRYALADNPELLLYPQEKSSTAPLEYDLIIGTSEKDLNRSALVKVGVGFVPEDLTKLISLESNLTDVVDWNRSSSLLRHVELADVQISQQPVWAENANVEDLEALGYEALIHGRLGPLLLQKRDAGELEYYYLFNTDRSTMPYRVGFPIMVSNLVQLTLQEAGISETQAAATPILPPLELQPDTQYEILTPAGNELRAESDQNGRISGVAALHTGQYTVNGAGAKNVKISVSLLNPLETSLVSEDEIQFSEVPVTATQTQVDSDKPLWGEFAFIAFLLLLGEWWYFQKRPAGTMS, from the coding sequence ATGAATTTCTGGCCTGGCTTTTACGCTCTGCAAAGCGCCTGGTTTCTGTTCCTGCTGGTACCACTGGTCATCTTTTATTTTCTCAAATTAAAACGACCACATCAGCGAGTCCCTTCACTGGCCCTCTGGAGTCAGGTGATCAACGATCGTCGGGTGAATTCGCCGTTCCAGAGATTTAAACGCAGTATCTTATTGCTACTGCAGATTCTGCTGCTGCTGTTTCTGGTATTAGCTTTAATGCAACCCTACATGCAAAGTGGCGCGGAGCGTGCCGAATATCTACCGATTTTGATCGACTGTTCTGCGAGCATGGCTGCAACAGATTCTGAATCGGGCAAAACACGACTGGACCTGGCGAAAGAACGTGTGACTGACCTGATTGACAATATGCTACCTGACCAGCAGTTCTCACTGATCGCCGTCAGCTCGACAGCCCGTCGACTCACGGCATTTACTGACAACCAGCGTGTCTTAAAGAAAGCACTTGCTGATTTGACTGTCGATGATGTCCCGAGTCAACTTGAAGATGCGTTACGAATGACACAGGCTCTGTCGCGTACCGCTCCCATCAAAACGGTTCTCTTTTACTCGGATGGCAACTTTCCCCGCGAAGTGAATTTTGATTTACCCTTTGACCTGAATTTTCAGTTACTCCCGGCGGCAGGGGGCAACATGGGAATCACATCGTTAAATGCACGAAAAAACCAGTCCGGGAACTGGGATGTGTTTATTCGAATTGAAAACTCCAAACAGGCGGACAGCCCCGCTGAGGTCGAACTGATTCAGGACGGCAACAGTGTGGCCAGAGAAGAGATCGTACTGGGGAGTGGTGATTCTCAGCGACTGGAATTTTCAATCGCTGCAGATAAGGAATCCAGATTGGAAGCGAAATTAACACCTCGATCACCCGACAGTCTGGCTGCGGATAACCATGCGTTTCTCACCATACCACAATCCAGACAATTACTGGTCTATATTGATCCGGAATTGGCCAGCTATCGATACGCGCTGGCTGACAATCCGGAACTGCTTCTCTATCCACAGGAAAAAAGCTCGACGGCTCCCCTGGAATACGATCTGATTATTGGTACCTCAGAAAAAGATCTTAACAGATCAGCGCTGGTGAAAGTGGGGGTCGGTTTTGTTCCCGAAGATTTAACAAAACTGATCTCTTTGGAGAGTAATCTAACGGATGTGGTTGACTGGAATCGCAGCTCATCCTTATTGCGTCATGTCGAGCTGGCGGATGTGCAGATTTCTCAGCAACCGGTCTGGGCTGAAAATGCCAACGTGGAAGATCTGGAAGCACTGGGATACGAAGCCCTCATCCATGGACGACTCGGCCCCCTGTTATTACAGAAACGGGATGCAGGCGAACTGGAATACTATTATCTGTTTAATACTGATCGCTCCACGATGCCTTATCGTGTCGGCTTCCCGATTATGGTATCGAACCTGGTTCAGTTGACTTTACAGGAAGCGGGGATTTCCGAGACCCAGGCAGCAGCGACCCCCATTCTCCCTCCCTTGGAGTTACAGCCTGATACTCAGTATGAAATCCTGACACCAGCCGGAAATGAATTGCGCGCAGAAAGCGACCAAAATGGGCGGATATCTGGAGTTGCCGCTTTACATACTGGTCAATATACCGTTAACGGTGCAGGAGCAAAGAATGTCAAAATCAGTGTAAGTCTTTTAAACCCTTTAGAGACTTCACTCGTTTCAGAAGATGAGATCCAATTCAGTGAAGTGCCTGTCACCGCGACTCAAACGCAAGTCGACAGTGACAAGCCCCTCTGGGGGGAGTTTGCCTTTATTGCATTTTTGCTGCTGTTAGGCGAATGGTGGTATTTCCAGAAACGGCCGGCAGGAACAATGTCATAA
- a CDS encoding DUF58 domain-containing protein, with translation MSQGSPLTQFTTLFDNKTLSILERMRLNPTRRLTNRSRGEHLSGKGGTSTEFSDYRNYVPGDDVRYIDWNIFSRLNRPFMKQYQHEEEMHVVLILDASSSMDYENKFLRCQQLAAAFGVMGLLNFEKVSAYVCHNRGERPQQFLPTTGRGSMKRLFDFLSNIEPGGDSPVESAVDDVLRSHRGRGIAILLSDFESFGDLQRPMNLLYSSGLEIFGVQILAPSEINPEINGDLRLVDSESGQTLDISSAGDLLGLYHEHRCLLEEHLATLCRQRSGKFLMVNSGDNLEYVLFDQLRRKGWVV, from the coding sequence GTGTCGCAGGGATCTCCACTCACACAGTTCACAACGTTATTTGATAATAAAACATTATCGATACTGGAACGTATGCGCTTGAATCCCACGCGGCGACTGACAAATCGCAGTCGTGGAGAGCACCTCTCCGGAAAAGGAGGAACAAGCACTGAATTTTCCGATTACCGTAATTACGTTCCCGGCGATGATGTCCGCTACATCGACTGGAACATCTTCTCACGCTTGAACCGCCCCTTCATGAAACAGTATCAGCATGAAGAAGAAATGCATGTGGTATTAATTCTGGACGCGTCATCTTCCATGGATTATGAGAATAAATTTCTGCGCTGCCAACAGTTGGCTGCTGCGTTTGGTGTAATGGGGCTACTCAATTTTGAAAAGGTCAGCGCCTATGTTTGCCATAACAGGGGAGAGCGTCCCCAACAGTTCCTGCCGACAACCGGTCGTGGCAGCATGAAGAGACTGTTTGATTTTCTGAGCAACATAGAGCCCGGTGGCGATTCCCCCGTCGAGAGTGCGGTTGACGATGTACTCAGGTCACATCGCGGTCGTGGGATCGCGATTCTACTGTCAGATTTTGAATCTTTCGGCGATCTGCAACGTCCAATGAATCTGCTTTACAGTTCCGGGCTGGAAATATTTGGCGTACAGATCCTGGCACCTTCTGAAATAAATCCGGAAATCAATGGCGATTTGCGACTCGTGGACAGCGAAAGTGGTCAGACCCTCGATATTTCCTCCGCCGGAGACCTGTTAGGCCTGTATCATGAACATAGATGCTTGCTGGAAGAGCATCTGGCGACCCTGTGTCGTCAGCGTTCTGGTAAGTTTCTGATGGTGAACAGCGGCGACAATCTGGAATATGTCCTGTTCGATCAGTTGAGACGGAAAGGGTGGGTCGTATGA
- a CDS encoding AAA family ATPase, whose amino-acid sequence MNQPETTEEPIVLQAEADHFKKNFNEARSEIARMIVGQERVVESTLYALFCGGNVLLEGVPGLGKTELVKALSRVLDLNFQRIQFTPDLMPADIIGTNIMSTDETGTYRFEFRKGPIFTQLLLADEINRASPKTQSALLETMQEGTVTAAGTHFRLDQPFFVMATQNPIEQEGTYPLPEAQLDRFMFKINVPFPSRSELNTIVQQTILKQPVELKKLLNSQQIIELRGILDKVVVVEPIRDYAIRLVLSTHPGTDFAVDDIRRFVHWGASPRAAQSLIKAARVRALSEGRAHVAYEDVRYFANEVLQHRVLLNYDGQAENVSVKDLVERICQELPEKE is encoded by the coding sequence ATGAATCAGCCAGAAACCACTGAAGAACCGATTGTTCTGCAGGCGGAAGCCGACCATTTCAAAAAGAATTTCAATGAAGCCAGATCCGAAATCGCACGGATGATTGTCGGACAGGAGCGGGTGGTGGAATCAACTCTCTATGCCTTGTTTTGCGGCGGAAATGTTCTGCTGGAAGGAGTACCGGGACTGGGAAAAACCGAACTGGTCAAAGCCTTATCACGCGTGCTGGACCTGAACTTTCAGCGAATTCAGTTTACTCCGGACCTGATGCCCGCAGATATCATCGGAACGAATATCATGAGTACCGATGAGACGGGTACTTATCGTTTTGAATTTCGAAAAGGTCCTATATTCACGCAGTTACTGCTGGCTGACGAAATCAACCGTGCTTCTCCTAAAACGCAGTCAGCGCTTCTGGAAACGATGCAGGAAGGCACGGTAACCGCGGCAGGCACTCATTTTCGACTTGACCAACCTTTTTTCGTGATGGCAACTCAGAACCCGATTGAACAGGAAGGAACGTATCCACTTCCTGAAGCACAGCTGGATCGTTTCATGTTCAAGATTAATGTTCCGTTTCCCAGCCGAAGTGAACTCAATACGATCGTACAGCAGACGATTCTGAAGCAACCAGTCGAACTGAAGAAACTACTTAACAGTCAGCAAATTATAGAATTGCGAGGTATTCTGGATAAGGTGGTCGTTGTCGAACCGATCCGGGATTATGCCATTCGCCTGGTCCTTTCGACTCATCCCGGAACCGATTTTGCCGTAGATGATATTCGGCGTTTTGTGCATTGGGGAGCCAGTCCTCGTGCCGCCCAATCGTTAATTAAAGCAGCCCGGGTCCGGGCGCTCAGTGAGGGACGAGCCCATGTGGCCTACGAGGATGTGCGCTATTTTGCCAACGAAGTATTACAGCACCGCGTTCTTTTAAACTATGACGGGCAGGCGGAAAATGTCAGCGTGAAAGATCTGGTTGAACGAATTTGTCAGGAATTACCGGAAAAGGAATAA
- a CDS encoding VWA domain-containing protein — MKIKELYRQLVPRPRTPVTWMRAVPLISFLVLYAVLCIVLEQSGVLLFARPWAFVLILFSVWVWWLSVAGYGGLSKGRALAALISRLVMLGLFVMLIAEPRSVRVRDVISVVYAVDHSDSIGETSVETALDFVINTVNGKPQTDEAGLVVFGRNSAVELPPRVSFPYEALNSRIDRDATNLQQTLSLAAAMLPEENRGRIVLISDGTETEGSISRVLDELKSRDIAVDVLPLHYEYDKEIWLENLELPRFVKLGENYEAAIVLSSLKPGKGKLVLRENGKVVGNPQEVTFKAGKNRYVIPIYLRTPGFYEYSATIETERGEDHLTENNTVLNYIYVEGEGKVLIVTNPATPGDEAANTKKDWQSLENAIREGERNVETISAYEFPSDSLSLMPYDAIVFVNVPADAFNVIQLKAVHDAIFNQGIGFMMVGGENSFGPGGYHRTVIEDALPVTMDITKKKVLPKGALAIILHTCEFPEGNTWGKRITKQAIKVLGAQDEVGVLVYDFMDGEKWLFKLMPAGDYEKMVPKINGAQIGDMPSFANTMQLGLNGLIKSDASTKHMIIISDGDPQPPTPQLIGQFLKNKVSVSMVAIFPHGGEDISKMRDIAGVTGGRYYFPSDPNQLPSIFIKESKTLKRSMIQNETITPEVGMISPVLKGIAAIPQLHGYVLTTIKPRAEGVLNAPEKEEAEGEIDPILSFWRYGLGTTAAFTSDLSPNWGADWVNWDQYRAFVKQLMIKISRVQKQDHLKMWSHTSGNKATIMVEDFHPEESFLNVAARISGPHDRQETVVLKQVSPRRYQATVPLWGKGRYQVISVGKSGDREDHANGGFIVSYSPEFLRFRSNPIVLDEIAERTGGKRLSLEDTSDDIYGRRDPKMSSNPIFDWFLIALAILVPLDVGIRRIQIDWYIIKGWFQFGKDDKNSTATMGALLQRKQDITEEMDSRRGQPDPLNQQSTIAKLQEQRQQTTRTPEPGKTETRPPDKKTNKPPAPPAGGAEGNQSTTGRLLDLKRRRNSDEDKDK, encoded by the coding sequence ATGAAAATCAAAGAACTTTATCGCCAGTTAGTTCCTCGACCACGCACCCCGGTGACGTGGATGCGGGCGGTTCCTTTGATTTCCTTTCTGGTTCTTTATGCCGTCTTGTGTATCGTGCTGGAACAGTCGGGAGTTTTACTGTTTGCCAGACCGTGGGCTTTTGTATTAATCCTGTTTTCCGTCTGGGTGTGGTGGCTGTCCGTAGCAGGCTATGGTGGCTTGAGCAAAGGCCGGGCGCTGGCCGCCTTGATCTCTCGTCTGGTGATGCTGGGGCTGTTTGTGATGCTGATTGCAGAACCCCGGTCGGTCCGCGTGCGCGATGTCATCTCAGTCGTCTACGCCGTGGATCATTCCGATTCGATCGGTGAAACTTCGGTCGAAACCGCATTAGATTTCGTGATAAATACAGTGAATGGGAAACCCCAGACTGATGAAGCGGGTCTGGTTGTGTTTGGTAGAAACTCAGCCGTCGAACTCCCGCCCCGCGTCTCCTTTCCCTATGAGGCTTTAAATTCTCGGATTGACCGTGATGCCACAAACCTGCAGCAGACGCTTTCTCTGGCTGCTGCGATGCTGCCCGAAGAAAATCGGGGGAGGATCGTTCTGATCAGTGATGGTACTGAAACGGAAGGTTCCATTTCACGAGTACTGGATGAGTTAAAGTCACGAGATATTGCCGTTGATGTGCTACCGCTGCACTATGAATACGACAAAGAAATCTGGCTGGAGAACCTGGAACTGCCGCGGTTTGTCAAGCTGGGAGAAAACTATGAAGCAGCGATTGTGCTTTCTTCGCTGAAACCAGGTAAAGGCAAGCTGGTTTTACGCGAAAACGGCAAAGTAGTTGGTAATCCCCAGGAAGTGACATTTAAAGCGGGTAAAAACCGTTACGTGATTCCGATCTACTTAAGAACCCCCGGTTTTTACGAATATTCTGCCACCATCGAAACCGAACGTGGGGAAGACCACCTTACTGAAAACAATACAGTCTTGAATTATATTTATGTCGAAGGGGAAGGCAAAGTTCTGATTGTCACTAACCCTGCCACTCCTGGTGACGAGGCTGCCAATACAAAAAAAGACTGGCAATCTCTGGAGAATGCCATCCGTGAAGGGGAACGAAATGTAGAGACAATCTCTGCCTATGAATTTCCCAGCGACTCACTCTCACTGATGCCTTATGATGCGATTGTATTTGTCAATGTTCCTGCGGACGCGTTCAATGTCATTCAACTGAAGGCAGTTCACGACGCCATCTTCAACCAGGGGATCGGCTTCATGATGGTCGGGGGAGAAAACAGTTTTGGTCCGGGTGGTTATCATCGTACCGTGATCGAGGATGCGCTCCCGGTTACGATGGACATTACGAAAAAGAAAGTCCTGCCGAAAGGGGCACTGGCGATCATTTTGCATACCTGCGAATTTCCGGAAGGAAATACCTGGGGAAAACGGATCACCAAACAGGCCATCAAAGTGCTGGGCGCACAGGATGAAGTGGGTGTGCTGGTCTATGATTTTATGGATGGCGAAAAATGGCTGTTTAAACTGATGCCCGCAGGCGACTATGAAAAAATGGTTCCCAAGATTAATGGTGCGCAGATTGGTGATATGCCCAGCTTTGCCAATACGATGCAACTGGGATTGAATGGCTTAATTAAAAGTGATGCTTCCACCAAGCATATGATTATCATTTCAGATGGCGATCCTCAGCCCCCCACACCGCAGTTGATTGGTCAGTTTCTAAAGAACAAAGTCAGTGTCTCCATGGTTGCCATCTTCCCGCACGGCGGCGAGGATATCTCCAAAATGCGTGATATCGCCGGAGTGACGGGAGGACGTTACTATTTTCCTTCTGATCCCAATCAGCTGCCTTCCATTTTTATTAAAGAGTCAAAAACCCTGAAGCGGAGCATGATTCAGAACGAAACCATCACCCCAGAAGTGGGCATGATCTCACCGGTTTTAAAAGGGATTGCTGCTATTCCGCAATTGCATGGGTATGTGCTCACGACGATTAAACCGCGGGCAGAGGGGGTGCTGAATGCTCCTGAAAAGGAAGAAGCGGAAGGTGAGATCGACCCGATTTTGTCATTCTGGCGATACGGACTGGGAACCACAGCCGCTTTCACATCAGATCTCTCACCCAACTGGGGAGCCGACTGGGTCAACTGGGATCAGTACCGTGCATTCGTTAAACAGCTGATGATTAAAATCTCCCGAGTACAGAAACAGGATCACCTGAAGATGTGGAGCCATACTTCGGGTAATAAAGCCACAATCATGGTTGAAGACTTTCATCCAGAAGAGTCGTTCTTAAATGTGGCAGCCCGTATCTCGGGTCCGCATGATCGTCAGGAAACAGTTGTGCTTAAGCAGGTCAGCCCCCGTCGTTATCAGGCGACAGTTCCGTTATGGGGAAAAGGCCGTTACCAGGTGATATCGGTCGGGAAGTCAGGAGATCGGGAAGATCACGCAAACGGCGGATTTATCGTTTCCTATTCTCCCGAGTTTTTACGGTTCCGATCAAATCCGATCGTGCTGGATGAGATTGCAGAACGGACAGGCGGTAAGCGACTCTCACTGGAAGATACGTCCGATGATATTTACGGTCGACGGGATCCTAAAATGAGTTCCAATCCCATTTTTGACTGGTTCCTGATCGCATTAGCGATTCTGGTGCCTCTGGATGTGGGAATCAGACGCATTCAAATTGACTGGTACATCATCAAGGGCTGGTTTCAATTTGGAAAAGATGACAAAAACAGTACAGCCACCATGGGCGCCCTGCTGCAACGAAAACAGGATATTACCGAGGAGATGGATTCACGCAGAGGTCAGCCAGACCCGCTGAATCAGCAATCTACCATTGCAAAACTGCAGGAGCAGCGGCAGCAGACAACCAGGACACCTGAACCCGGTAAAACAGAAACCAGGCCGCCCGACAAGAAAACAAATAAACCTCCCGCGCCACCAGCAGGTGGTGCGGAGGGAAATCAAAGCACAACAGGCCGACTGCTCGATTTAAAACGCCGCAGAAATTCCGACGAAGATAAAGATAAATAA
- a CDS encoding ATP-binding cassette domain-containing protein yields MSTLSPQSESLLWSLTDVSLNWAKGTRLTEINLEIPAGVTAVMGYSGAGKTSLLNLLVQFERPDRGTVTRTETLPSQANCLDLFWVPHTLGLWPQYTVLEHLTLVCPQIELEHFSPESLLDDFNLKPLASKYPGQLSQGEASRLAVARALASHARVIVLDEPLVHVDQAHWPAYWDVIRQFCQERQISLVFSSHSPELVLREATYLVCLEQGRTVFAGDVNELYYDPPSRQLASYLGPVNDLSMVDRQAIAENEKPPRFTRPEQLSIVSDDQGVYEVQDVKFCGSVEEVTLSGGVNTQTSPTLYHRPARASLLKGERVSIRLLLLFLCILFQTSCNDKTPQLTFSETVQWPVPAEGLKVPAPRSLNVGPGDELYVLDNAGRVLVYNSENELFRQWEMPDFEIGKPEGICLLKNGQIAVADTHYHRVVFFDQHGKVLKYLGELGEGPGQFIYPVSVVQDPSGNMYVSEYGDNDRVQKISEQGDFLLEFGSVGTGPGEFQRAAGMIWHDGKIYICDAVNNRIQVFSDEGQFLEILGTKTGGLPLYYPYDIAIDRHHNQLYIVEYGAGRITKTELSGRILGVYGKTGMNQGEFLTPWGLTVNSKDQVYVADTGNRLIVKLIP; encoded by the coding sequence ATGTCCACACTCAGTCCACAATCAGAATCGCTGTTATGGTCACTGACTGATGTCAGTCTCAACTGGGCCAAGGGTACGCGGTTGACTGAGATTAATCTTGAGATTCCTGCAGGTGTGACTGCCGTCATGGGATATTCCGGAGCCGGCAAAACGTCTCTCCTGAATTTACTCGTTCAGTTTGAACGCCCTGATCGCGGGACTGTGACACGGACTGAAACATTGCCGTCACAGGCGAACTGCCTGGACCTGTTCTGGGTTCCTCATACGCTGGGGCTCTGGCCGCAATACACCGTATTAGAACATTTGACATTAGTCTGCCCTCAAATCGAGTTGGAGCATTTTTCACCGGAATCACTGCTGGATGATTTTAATTTGAAACCTCTGGCTTCAAAATATCCAGGTCAACTCTCGCAGGGAGAAGCTTCCCGACTGGCAGTTGCCCGCGCCCTGGCGAGCCATGCGCGGGTCATTGTGCTGGACGAGCCTCTGGTACACGTGGATCAGGCACACTGGCCTGCCTACTGGGATGTGATTCGCCAGTTTTGTCAGGAACGTCAGATCTCACTCGTCTTTTCGAGTCATTCCCCAGAACTGGTTTTACGGGAGGCAACATATCTCGTGTGCCTGGAACAGGGGCGGACCGTCTTTGCGGGAGATGTGAATGAGTTATATTATGATCCACCATCTCGCCAGCTCGCCAGTTATCTGGGGCCTGTCAATGACCTGAGCATGGTCGATCGTCAAGCGATTGCAGAAAACGAGAAGCCTCCCCGTTTTACCCGCCCTGAGCAGCTGTCGATTGTCAGCGACGATCAGGGGGTCTATGAAGTACAGGATGTGAAGTTCTGCGGTTCGGTTGAGGAAGTCACTTTGAGCGGTGGTGTAAATACGCAAACCAGTCCGACATTGTATCATCGACCTGCACGAGCCAGTTTGCTGAAAGGGGAGCGTGTTTCAATTCGACTGCTGCTGCTTTTTTTATGCATCCTTTTTCAAACCAGCTGTAATGATAAAACGCCGCAGCTGACGTTTTCCGAGACGGTCCAATGGCCCGTACCCGCGGAAGGCCTGAAGGTTCCTGCGCCGCGCAGTTTGAATGTGGGGCCCGGTGATGAACTCTATGTACTGGATAATGCGGGGCGCGTCCTGGTCTATAATTCGGAAAATGAGCTGTTTCGACAATGGGAGATGCCTGATTTTGAAATTGGCAAACCTGAGGGGATCTGTCTGTTGAAGAATGGCCAGATCGCCGTAGCCGATACACACTACCACCGGGTTGTATTCTTTGATCAACACGGAAAGGTTCTTAAATATCTGGGGGAATTGGGAGAAGGCCCCGGCCAGTTTATTTATCCGGTGTCTGTCGTTCAGGATCCGTCTGGTAATATGTATGTCAGCGAATATGGTGACAATGACCGTGTCCAGAAAATTTCGGAGCAGGGGGATTTCCTGCTGGAATTTGGTAGTGTTGGCACCGGTCCGGGTGAATTTCAACGCGCTGCCGGGATGATCTGGCATGATGGGAAGATCTACATATGCGATGCAGTAAACAACCGGATTCAGGTTTTTTCTGATGAAGGACAGTTTCTCGAGATTCTGGGCACGAAAACCGGAGGTTTGCCTCTCTATTACCCGTACGACATAGCCATCGATCGCCATCACAATCAGCTTTATATCGTCGAGTATGGGGCCGGACGCATCACCAAAACAGAACTATCCGGTCGAATCTTAGGGGTATATGGAAAGACAGGAATGAATCAAGGGGAATTTCTGACTCCCTGGGGACTTACAGTAAATTCCAAAGATCAGGTATATGTGGCTGACACGGGAAATCGATTGATCGTAAAATTGATACCATGA
- a CDS encoding extracellular solute-binding protein: protein MNQTRGRRTWSGWLMLAFVEIAAIVMIGLVFYYQNREEALVVYCAHDAVFSEKILKQFEQQTGIKVEPRFDTEATKSLGLTNLIIREKDHPRCDVFWNNQALGTAALKEQDLLAPYQGPGYQRIPAAFKDPEGHWTGFAARLRVYIANTDSYELSYENVASTFTGPLNQVAIAKPLYGTTLSHFTVLCDAWGLARLQEWYRALQEQGIQVTSGNSSVKNLVATGACILGLTDTDDYFVAVDAGQPVAAIPVLVEEKALLIPNSVAIIKGTKRRKQAEALVDYLLSAEVELELSQSQSRQIPLGKVNWDQVPEEVQKFRPYIKQAYPLSDLVNQRKRTLDWLKSEYLK from the coding sequence ATGAATCAAACCAGAGGACGCAGGACCTGGTCGGGATGGTTGATGCTGGCGTTTGTTGAGATCGCTGCCATCGTCATGATCGGACTGGTCTTTTATTACCAGAACCGGGAGGAAGCTCTTGTTGTCTACTGCGCCCATGATGCTGTTTTCTCAGAGAAGATTCTCAAACAGTTCGAGCAGCAGACGGGCATCAAAGTCGAGCCGCGTTTTGATACGGAAGCCACTAAATCGCTGGGCCTGACAAATTTAATCATCAGGGAAAAAGATCATCCACGGTGTGATGTATTCTGGAATAACCAGGCTCTGGGTACAGCCGCTTTAAAAGAGCAGGATTTGCTGGCTCCCTACCAGGGACCAGGCTACCAGAGAATTCCAGCTGCCTTCAAAGATCCCGAGGGGCACTGGACGGGGTTTGCGGCTCGCCTGAGAGTTTATATTGCCAATACAGATTCTTATGAACTTTCCTATGAAAATGTAGCGAGTACATTCACAGGGCCTTTGAACCAGGTCGCGATCGCAAAACCTCTCTATGGTACGACACTTTCACATTTTACGGTTCTCTGTGACGCCTGGGGATTAGCCCGACTGCAGGAGTGGTATCGTGCACTACAGGAACAGGGAATACAGGTTACATCCGGCAACTCCAGTGTAAAAAATCTGGTTGCTACCGGTGCATGTATCCTCGGATTAACGGACACCGATGATTATTTTGTGGCCGTTGATGCAGGGCAGCCTGTTGCTGCAATACCGGTATTAGTTGAAGAAAAAGCCCTGCTGATTCCCAACAGTGTTGCCATCATCAAAGGTACAAAACGCCGAAAGCAGGCCGAAGCACTGGTTGATTACCTGCTTTCGGCGGAGGTTGAACTGGAGTTATCGCAATCGCAGTCGCGTCAGATTCCCTTAGGAAAGGTCAACTGGGATCAGGTACCGGAAGAAGTTCAGAAGTTTCGCCCCTATATCAAACAGGCATACCCCCTGTCTGATCTCGTCAATCAGAGAAAGCGGACCTTGGACTGGCTCAAGTCGGAGTACTTGAAATGA